The proteins below are encoded in one region of Populus alba chromosome 2, ASM523922v2, whole genome shotgun sequence:
- the LOC118046879 gene encoding pentatricopeptide repeat-containing protein At1g02370, mitochondrial, translating to MAKSPSRVIWTGSRAVRHLCAAAEAVPVKRMYRRLSELGASGGSVSKTLNEFILEGGKTSKINLTTCIKKLRKFGRFDHAIEVMEWMQKRKMNFSHVDYAVYLDLTAKTKGIAAAENYFDNLPPSVQNHVTYSTLLNCYCKELMSEKAQTLFEKMDKMKLLSTSMPFSNLMTLHMRLGQPEKVLDIVQEMKQRGVSPGTFTYNIWMQSYGCLNDFEGVQRVLDEMKMDGKENFSWTTYSNLATIYVKAGLFDKAESALGKLEEQIECGSDCDFQKKRRHDGDREAYHFLISLYAGTSNLSEVHRVWNSLKSSFHTTTNISYLNVLQALAKLKDVEGLLKCFKEWESSCHSYDMRLANVAIRACLEHDMHEEAASIFDEALKRTKGLFFKAREMFMVFFLKNRQPDLALEHIIAAFSEAKEIEWQPDQKTVSAFLNYFEDEKDVDGAERLCKIWKQLNRLNSNAYILLLKTYIAAGRLAPEMRQRLEEDNIEINPELENLLERVSPK from the exons ATGGCGAAGAGTCCAAGTCGTGTAATCTGGACGGGTTCACGGGCGGTGCGGCATCTTTGCGCGGCGGCAGAGGCGGTGCCAGTGAAGAGGATGTACAGGAGGTTATCGGAACTGGGGGCAAGTGGAGGGAGCGTGTCAAAGACGTTAAATGAGTTCATATTGGAGGGTGGGAAAACAAGCAAAATCAATCTCACTACTTGCATAAAAAAGCTCCGCAAGTTCGGCAGGTTCGACCATGCCATTGAG GTAATGGAGTGGATGCAGAAGAGGAAAATGAACTTTTCCCATGTTGATTATGCAGTTTACCTAGATCTTACAGCAAAAACCAAAGGGATTGCTGCAGCCGAGAATTATTTTGACAACCTCCCACCATCTGTGCAAAATCATGTTACTTATTCAACACTTCTGAACTGTTACTGCAAGGAACTTATGTCTGAAAAGGCACAGactctttttgaaaaaatggaCAAAATGAAGCTTCTTTCAACTTCTATGCCTTTTAGCAATCTCATGACCCTGCATATGAGATTGGGCCAACCTGAGAAGGTGCTCGACATAGTACAGGAGATGAAGCAGAGGGGCGTATCTCCTGGCACCTTCACTTATAATATCTGGATGCAGAGCTATGGATGTTTGAACGATTTTGAGGGAGTACAGAGAGTTCTAGATGAGATGAAAATGGATGGCAAAGAGAACTTTTCTTGGACTACATACAGTAACCTCGCTACAATCTATGTCAAGGCTGGGCTTTTTGACAAAGCGGAATCAGCTCTTGGAAAATTAGAGGAGCAGATAGAATGTGGAAGTGATTGTGATTTTCAGAAAAAACGCAGACATGATGGTGACCGTGAAGCTTATCATTTTCTGATTTCCCTTTATGCTGGCACTTCTAATCTAAGCGAGGTCCATCGGGTGTGGAATTCACTGAAGTCAAGCTTCCACACAACAACCAATATTAGTTATCTTAACGTGCTCCAGGCTCTTGCTAAATTAAAAGATGTCGAGGGTCTCCTGAAGTGTTTCAAGGAGTGGGAGTCCAGTTGCCACAGTTATGATATGAGGTTGGCAAATGTCGCTATAAGAGCCTGCCTAGAGCATGATATGCATGAAGAAGCAGCATCAATATTTGATGAAGCTCTTAAGAGGACCAAAGGACTATTCTTTAAGGCCCGAGAGATGTTCATGGTTTTCTTCTTGAAGAACCGTCAACCGGATTTGGCTCTGGAGCACATCATAGCGGCGTTTTCCGAAGCCAAGGAGATTGAATGGCAACCAGATCAGAAAACAGTAAGTGCTTTTCTGAATTATTTTGAAGATGAGAAAGATGTTGATGGTGCTGAGAGACTATGCAAGATATGGAAGCAGCTTAATCGTCTGAACTCGAATGCTTACATTTTGCTGCTAAAGACTTACATAGCTGCTGGCAGATTGGCTCCAGAGATGCGGCAGAGGTTGGAAGAAGATAATATTGAAATAAACCCTGAGCTCGAGAACTTGCTTGAAAGGGTCTCCCCTAAATAG
- the LOC118046877 gene encoding beta-carotene isomerase D27, chloroplastic, whose protein sequence is MQAVALLRPPYIPSFPSRPHFYCLPKRTNLPASCSSHRTESPVKAEDSTIPRSEEYRYQFYDDWFLALFRNKMVKEVGWDSEKAGYDGLIEVASRLMLRRTPSDTTDAAVRILKSLFPPFLLHLYKSLVSPIGGGKLAAMMVARVTVITCQWLMGVCKVNSVDLPDGSSWESGVFVERCKYLEESKCVGICVNTCKLPTQTFFKDYMGIPLLMEPNFNDYSCQFKFGVLPPLPEDDGTLKEPCLEACPIASKRRGAASDMVIVRCPKA, encoded by the exons atgCAGGCAGTGGCTCTTCTTCGTCCTCCGTACATCCCATCATTTCCTTCACGCCCTCACTTCTACTGTCTTCCAAAACGCACAAATCTTCCTGCCTCATGCTCCTCTCACAGGACAGAGTCTCCG GTAAAAGCAGAAGATAGTACTATTCCAAGGTCGGAGGAGTACAGGTATCAATTCTATGATGACTGGTTTCTCGCTCTCTTTCGTAACAAAATGGTGAAG GAAGTTGGATGGGATTCAGAGAAAGCAGGATATGATGGATTGATTGAAGTAGCCAGTCGTCTCATGTTGAGGAGGACCCCTTCTGATACTACAGATGCAgct GTTAGAATACTGAAGTCCTTGTTTCCTCCATTTTTACTCCATCTGTATAAATCGCTGGTATCACCTATAGGAGGAGGAAAACTAGCTGCTATGATGGTTG CAAGAGTGACTGTAATCACTTGTCAGTGGCTCATGGGCGTATGCAAGGTTAATTCTGTTGATCTTCCTGATGGATCCTCGTGGGAGAGTGGG GTTTTTGTAGAAAGATGCAAGTATTTAGAAGAAAGCAAATGTGTAGGGATTTGTGTCAACACTTGCAAGCTTCCAACTCAG ACCTTTTTCAAGGATTACATGGGGATTCCTTTACTGATGGAACCAAATTTCAACGATTATAGCTGCCAG TTCAAATTTGGGGTCCTTCCTCCGCTACCTGAAGATGACGGCACTCTCAAGGAACCTTGCCTGGAGGCATGCCCAATTGCAAGCAAAAGAAGGGGAGCTGCTTCAGACATGGTCATAGTGCGATGTCCAAAGGCATAG
- the LOC118046876 gene encoding DEAD-box ATP-dependent RNA helicase 24 isoform X1 produces the protein MSKRKFGFEGFGINRQATYNFERSQAPQRLYVPPSSRQSHDNYEDTDLDNIDYADNDAAKESAENNGSAAEIDPLDAFMEGIHEEMRAAPPPKAKEKVERYKDDDDEDDDPMESFLRAKKDLGLTLAADALRAGYDSDEEVYAAAKAVDAGMLEYDSDDNPVVVDKKKIEPIQALDHGSIEYEPFSKDFYEESPSILEMSEQDVAEYMKSLAIRVSGFEVPRPIKTFEDCGFSPQLMNAIAKQGYEKPTPIQCQALPIVLSGSDIIGMAKTGSGKTAAFVLPMLVHIMDQPELEKEEGPIGVVCAPTRELAHQIYLETKKFSKSHGIRVSAVYGGMSKLDQFKELKAGCEIVIATPGRLIDMLKMKALNMSRATYLVLDEADRMFDLGFEPQIRSIVGQIRPDRQTLLFSATMPRKIEKLAREILTDPVRVTVGEVGRANEDITQVVQVIPSDAEKLPWLIEKLPGMIDEGDVLVFASKKATVDDIESQLAQKAFKVAALHGDKDQASRMEILQKFKSGVYHVLVATDVAARGLDIKSIKSVVNFDIAREMDVHVHRIGRTGRAGDKDGIAYTLITQKEARFAGELVNSLIAAGQNVSVELMDLAMKDGRFRSKRDSRKGGGKKGKGRGGGSRGVRGVDFGLGIGYNPESNSTSSPAVTSRSTAVNSLRTGVMAQFKSNFVAATSNSQSPGLNTSSSVYANKRPALRGFVSGGSIGGDMNRPQTTSSLPGFVSGGSIGVDMDRPRTTSSLPGFAPGGSIGGDATQTRTVSQNSGGNTSQKNTEGSRDRGRERRRPSGWDR, from the exons ATGTCAAAGCGAAAATTCGGATTCGAAGGGTTTGGCATAAACCGCCAAGCAACGTACAACTTTGAAAGATCCCAAGCTCCGCAAAGGCTCTACGTCCCTCCTTCCTCTCGCCAAAGCCACGATAACTACGAGGATACCGACCTTGACAACATCGATTACGCCGATAATGATGCCGCCAAGGAGAGTGCAGAAAATAATGGCTCAGCTGCCGAAATTGACCCTCTGGATGCGTTCATGGAGGGAATACACGAGGAGATGAGGGCAGCACCACCGCCGAAGGCTAAGGAGAAGGTGGAGAGGTataaggatgatgatgatgaagatgatgatccTATGGAGAGTTTTTTGAGGGCGAAGAAGGATCTAGGGTTGACGCTGGCCGCAGATGCACTTCGTGCTGGTTATGATTCCGATGAGGAGGTTTATGCTGCGGCAAAAGCTGTGGATGCGGGGATGCTGGAGTATGATTCTGATGATAATCCGGTTGTTGTTGATAAAAAGAAGATTGAGCCGATTCAAGCTCTTGACCATGGTTCTATCGAGTATGAGCCTTTTAGCAAGGATTTCTATGAGGAGAGCCCATCGATTTTAG AGATGAGTGAGCAGGATGTTGCGGAATACATGAAGAGTCTGGCTATCCGTGTTTCAGGTTTTGAAGTTCCAAGGCCAATTAAAACATTTGAAGATTGTGGTTTTTCACCACAACTGATGAATGCTATTGCGAAACAAGGATATGAAAAGCCTACACCAATACAGTGCCAAGCTCTGCCGATTGTGCTTTCCGGTAGTGATATTATTGGTATGGCTAAGACAGGTTCAGGTAAGACTGCTGCTTTTGTACTTCCTATGCTCGTTCATATTATGGATCAGCCTGAACTCGAGAAAGAAGAGGGTCCGATAGGAGTAGTATGTGCGCCTACTAGGGAATTGGCGCATCAGATATATTTGGAGACAAAGAAATTTTCTAAATCACATGGGATACGGGTCTCTGCTGTGTATGGTGGAATGTCCAAGCTTGATCAGTTCAAAGAACTCAAGGCAGGTTGTGAGATTGTTATCGCTACACCTGGGAGATTAATTGACATGTTAAAGATGAAGGCATTAAATATGTCGAGAGCAACTTACTTGGTACTTGATGAGGCTGATCGGATGTTTGACCTTGGGTTTGAGCCACAAATAAGGTCTATTGTTGGTCAGATTAGACCAGATCGCCAGACTTTACTATTTTCAGCTACAATGCCTCGCAAAATTGAGAAGTTAGCCAGGGAGATCCTCACTGATCCTGTGAGAGTTACAGTGGGGGAGGTTGGAAGGGCCAATGAGGATATTACTCAGGTTGTTCAAGTTATTCCTTCTGATGCGGAGAAGTTGCCTTGGCTTATCGAAAAGCTACCCGGGATGATTGACGAGGGTGATGTTCTGGTTTTTGCTTCTAAGAAGGCTACTGTGGATGATATTGAGTCACAATTGGCTCAAAAGGCGTTTAAAGTTGCCGCCCTTCATGGTGATAAAGACCAGGCTTCTCGGATggaaattttacaaaaatttaaatctgGTGTCTATCATGTTCTTGTTGCAACTGATGTTGCTGCTCGTGGACTTGACATCAAGTCAATTAAGTCTGTGGTCAACTTCGATATTGCAAGAGAGATGGATGTGCATGTCCATCGCATTGGTAGGACCGGTCGAGCTGGTGATAAAGATGGGATTGCATACACTCTTATAACTCAGAAAGAGGCACGGTTTGCTGGTGAATTGGTTAACAGTTTGATTGCTGCTGGTCAGAATGTCTCTGTGGAACTTATGGATCTTGCTATGAAG GATGGGAGATTCAGGTCCAAACGTGATTCCAGAAAAGGAG GTGGGAAAAAGGGTAAAGGCAGGGGTGGAGGCAGTCGAGGTGTACGCGGAGTGGATTTTGGTCTTGGCATTGGTTATAATCCAGAATCCAATAGTACTTCATCTCCTGCTGTTACAAGTCGATCTACCGCTGTTAATTCGCTGAGGACGGGGGTGATGGCACAATTCAAGAGCAACTTTGTTGCGGCTACATCAAACTCCCAAAGTCCAGGCTTGAATACCAGTTCAAGTGTTTATGCTAACAAGAGACCAGCACTGCGAGGATTTGTCTCTGGTGGTTCAATTGGCGGAGATATGAATAGACCTCAGACAACCAGTTCATTGCCTGGATTTGTCTCTGGTGGTTCAATTGGAGTAGATATGGATAGACCTCGGACAACCAGTTCATTGCCTGGATTTGCCCCTGGTGGTTCAATTGGAGGAGATGCAACTCAAACTCGGACAGTCAGTCAGAACTCTGGAGGAAATACAAGTCAGAAGAATACAGAAGG TTCCAGAGATAGAGGGAGAGAAAGGCGGAGGCCCTCTGGTTGGGACCGTTAG
- the LOC118046876 gene encoding DEAD-box ATP-dependent RNA helicase 24 isoform X2: MSKRKFGFEGFGINRQATYNFERSQAPQRLYVPPSSRQSHDNYEDTDLDNIDYADNDAAKESAENNGSAAEIDPLDAFMEGIHEEMRAAPPPKAKEKVERYKDDDDEDDDPMESFLRAKKDLGLTLAADALRAGYDSDEEVYAAAKAVDAGMLEYDSDDNPVVVDKKKIEPIQALDHGSIEYEPFSKDFYEESPSILEMSEQDVAEYMKSLAIRVSGFEVPRPIKTFEDCGFSPQLMNAIAKQGYEKPTPIQCQALPIVLSGSDIIGMAKTGSGKTAAFVLPMLVHIMDQPELEKEEGPIGVVCAPTRELAHQIYLETKKFSKSHGIRVSAVYGGMSKLDQFKELKAGCEIVIATPGRLIDMLKMKALNMSRATYLVLDEADRMFDLGFEPQIRSIVGQIRPDRQTLLFSATMPRKIEKLAREILTDPVRVTVGEVGRANEDITQVVQVIPSDAEKLPWLIEKLPGMIDEGDVLVFASKKATVDDIESQLAQKAFKVAALHGDKDQASRMEILQKFKSGVYHVLVATDVAARGLDIKSIKSVVNFDIAREMDVHVHRIGRTGRAGDKDGIAYTLITQKEARFAGELVNSLIAAGQNVSVELMDLAMKVGKRVKAGVEAVEVYAEWILVLALVIIQNPIVLHLLLLQVDLPLLIR; encoded by the exons ATGTCAAAGCGAAAATTCGGATTCGAAGGGTTTGGCATAAACCGCCAAGCAACGTACAACTTTGAAAGATCCCAAGCTCCGCAAAGGCTCTACGTCCCTCCTTCCTCTCGCCAAAGCCACGATAACTACGAGGATACCGACCTTGACAACATCGATTACGCCGATAATGATGCCGCCAAGGAGAGTGCAGAAAATAATGGCTCAGCTGCCGAAATTGACCCTCTGGATGCGTTCATGGAGGGAATACACGAGGAGATGAGGGCAGCACCACCGCCGAAGGCTAAGGAGAAGGTGGAGAGGTataaggatgatgatgatgaagatgatgatccTATGGAGAGTTTTTTGAGGGCGAAGAAGGATCTAGGGTTGACGCTGGCCGCAGATGCACTTCGTGCTGGTTATGATTCCGATGAGGAGGTTTATGCTGCGGCAAAAGCTGTGGATGCGGGGATGCTGGAGTATGATTCTGATGATAATCCGGTTGTTGTTGATAAAAAGAAGATTGAGCCGATTCAAGCTCTTGACCATGGTTCTATCGAGTATGAGCCTTTTAGCAAGGATTTCTATGAGGAGAGCCCATCGATTTTAG AGATGAGTGAGCAGGATGTTGCGGAATACATGAAGAGTCTGGCTATCCGTGTTTCAGGTTTTGAAGTTCCAAGGCCAATTAAAACATTTGAAGATTGTGGTTTTTCACCACAACTGATGAATGCTATTGCGAAACAAGGATATGAAAAGCCTACACCAATACAGTGCCAAGCTCTGCCGATTGTGCTTTCCGGTAGTGATATTATTGGTATGGCTAAGACAGGTTCAGGTAAGACTGCTGCTTTTGTACTTCCTATGCTCGTTCATATTATGGATCAGCCTGAACTCGAGAAAGAAGAGGGTCCGATAGGAGTAGTATGTGCGCCTACTAGGGAATTGGCGCATCAGATATATTTGGAGACAAAGAAATTTTCTAAATCACATGGGATACGGGTCTCTGCTGTGTATGGTGGAATGTCCAAGCTTGATCAGTTCAAAGAACTCAAGGCAGGTTGTGAGATTGTTATCGCTACACCTGGGAGATTAATTGACATGTTAAAGATGAAGGCATTAAATATGTCGAGAGCAACTTACTTGGTACTTGATGAGGCTGATCGGATGTTTGACCTTGGGTTTGAGCCACAAATAAGGTCTATTGTTGGTCAGATTAGACCAGATCGCCAGACTTTACTATTTTCAGCTACAATGCCTCGCAAAATTGAGAAGTTAGCCAGGGAGATCCTCACTGATCCTGTGAGAGTTACAGTGGGGGAGGTTGGAAGGGCCAATGAGGATATTACTCAGGTTGTTCAAGTTATTCCTTCTGATGCGGAGAAGTTGCCTTGGCTTATCGAAAAGCTACCCGGGATGATTGACGAGGGTGATGTTCTGGTTTTTGCTTCTAAGAAGGCTACTGTGGATGATATTGAGTCACAATTGGCTCAAAAGGCGTTTAAAGTTGCCGCCCTTCATGGTGATAAAGACCAGGCTTCTCGGATggaaattttacaaaaatttaaatctgGTGTCTATCATGTTCTTGTTGCAACTGATGTTGCTGCTCGTGGACTTGACATCAAGTCAATTAAGTCTGTGGTCAACTTCGATATTGCAAGAGAGATGGATGTGCATGTCCATCGCATTGGTAGGACCGGTCGAGCTGGTGATAAAGATGGGATTGCATACACTCTTATAACTCAGAAAGAGGCACGGTTTGCTGGTGAATTGGTTAACAGTTTGATTGCTGCTGGTCAGAATGTCTCTGTGGAACTTATGGATCTTGCTATGAAG GTGGGAAAAAGGGTAAAGGCAGGGGTGGAGGCAGTCGAGGTGTACGCGGAGTGGATTTTGGTCTTGGCATTGGTTATAATCCAGAATCCAATAGTACTTCATCTCCTGCTGTTACAAGTCGATCTACCGCTGTTAATTCGCTGA